Genomic DNA from Niallia circulans:
TGGTTTTCTGCACTTGCTAGGTTACGACCATCTAACAAAAGAGGATGAGGAAGTTATGTTTACTCTACAAAAGGAAATTCTTGATGAATTCGGATTACAAAGATAAACGAATTCAGAAGAATAGTCAGCTGTCGTCCTTTCGCCTTGCCTTTTTAGGTATCTGTTCTGCTGTTAAGAAAGAAAGGAACTTGCGGATTCATTTTTGTTTGATGGCCATTGTTGTCATTTTAGGCTATGTTTGCCATATTTCCTTACATGAATGGATGTTTATTCTTATCGCTATTGGCCTTGTTATCAGTATGGAATTAATGAATACGGCACTTGAGCGAGTTGTGGATCTTGTAACAGAGGAATATCACCCATTGGCAAAACAAGCAAAGGACATTGCTGCAGGGGCTGTTTTGTTCGCTGCCATCATTGCCCTATTAATAGGTATTATTATTATTTTGCCAAAATTATTGGATCTATATTTTTATTAGGAGGCTGGGACATAAGTATGTGACCCAGGGTAA
This window encodes:
- a CDS encoding diacylglycerol kinase family protein, producing the protein MNSDYKDKRIQKNSQLSSFRLAFLGICSAVKKERNLRIHFCLMAIVVILGYVCHISLHEWMFILIAIGLVISMELMNTALERVVDLVTEEYHPLAKQAKDIAAGAVLFAAIIALLIGIIIILPKLLDLYFY